A genomic stretch from Candidatus Poribacteria bacterium includes:
- a CDS encoding ROK family protein, with protein MPAIDWIDDDSPLGAWGDDGSARVAIGHDYGGTSARTAVYTRLEGVWRRVRHGSVRHDRSRGLIDLGVGDALSWVRERFGSDAKPVLGVGCKGPTDPSTGMTDPSTHFAWGKHNVVERYREQHPGAFGDVIAANDLMACALGVSLSPDVRTQIANAVSTWNALHPDDPLRDDSLNRDVAVVSLGTGAGYKVIGPDGRVGEGGEVWTLYAPVDLGFMNWLWEKYRSSRDAERYPLHVERYVSALGLPIFYEYLLVSGRAPDPDAATAIRAAHDVPGAISEHARRGCSVCQMAFVHLGAHIAALAQGIVQAHKPRAVVLSGASLVAQNWPLLEEPFLRYFRRDFGGKPVEFPLAAESRIGLREWVARTAVAVDRSPMPGVDGAAYLAVHADFYRSTRASD; from the coding sequence ATGCCTGCCATCGACTGGATCGACGACGACTCGCCGCTGGGCGCGTGGGGCGACGACGGCTCTGCTCGCGTCGCCATCGGGCACGACTACGGCGGAACTTCGGCGCGGACCGCCGTCTACACGCGCCTGGAGGGAGTTTGGCGTCGTGTCCGCCACGGTTCGGTGCGGCACGACCGGTCTCGCGGGCTCATCGATCTAGGCGTCGGCGACGCGTTGTCGTGGGTTCGGGAACGCTTCGGATCGGACGCGAAGCCCGTTCTAGGCGTGGGCTGCAAGGGACCCACGGATCCATCGACCGGCATGACCGATCCTTCGACGCATTTCGCGTGGGGCAAGCACAACGTCGTCGAGCGCTACCGCGAGCAGCACCCCGGCGCGTTCGGAGACGTCATCGCCGCCAACGACCTGATGGCGTGCGCCCTCGGCGTCAGTCTGTCGCCTGACGTGCGCACGCAGATCGCCAACGCCGTCTCTACATGGAACGCCCTGCATCCCGACGATCCTCTGCGCGACGACTCTCTGAACCGCGACGTAGCAGTCGTCTCGCTGGGAACCGGCGCGGGATACAAGGTGATCGGTCCGGATGGACGCGTTGGCGAAGGCGGTGAGGTCTGGACGCTCTACGCGCCCGTCGATCTGGGGTTCATGAACTGGCTCTGGGAGAAGTACCGCTCCAGCCGCGATGCGGAGAGGTACCCGTTGCACGTCGAACGTTACGTTTCCGCGCTTGGGCTCCCGATCTTCTACGAGTACCTGCTGGTCTCTGGGCGAGCTCCCGATCCCGACGCTGCAACGGCGATCCGTGCCGCCCACGACGTGCCCGGAGCCATCTCAGAGCACGCAAGGCGCGGGTGCTCCGTCTGCCAGATGGCGTTCGTCCACCTCGGAGCGCACATCGCGGCGCTGGCTCAGGGCATCGTGCAGGCGCACAAGCCGCGCGCGGTCGTCCTGTCGGGAGCCAGCCTCGTCGCGCAGAACTGGCCGCTCTTGGAGGAACCGTTCCTGCGCTACTTCCGGCGCGACTTCGGAGGCAAGCCGGTCGAGTTCCCGCTCGCGGCTGAGAGCCGAATCGGACTTCGTGAATGGGTCGCGCGAACCGCCGTCGCCGTGGACCGCAGCCCCATGCCGGGCGTTGACGGGGCTGCCTACTTGGCGGTCCACGCCGACTTCTACCGATCAACGCGAGCGTCCGACTGA
- a CDS encoding formylglycine-generating enzyme family protein, producing MGPAAGRIEFPCARRSLPRTRTTGAPAPEPSIDPSPETYTPSRTRCSTPALRVVGAHSILLNVRATSHEDSETVKRARRVLPIVLPFLAALVLAAIWIGCGDDITNGPGPVDVPLDPKIRSSDGAIMVLIDEGVFTMGDPDAPARADNRPAHAVALSAFYIDEAEVTNSQYAAFLTATKRAAPKFWNDDRYNGPNQPVVGVTWSDASAYARWAGKTLPTEAQWEKAARGGIAGARYPWGNAAPSGTNAIFGATRATPADVKSTTPNALGIFDMGGNVWEWCADYYDATYYNISPDQDPRGPLAGATRVQRGGSYASDASALEVSQRSHQDPAEANAVTGFRCAKSAF from the coding sequence ATGGGTCCCGCTGCCGGGCGCATCGAGTTTCCATGCGCTCGGCGGTCGCTCCCAAGGACGCGCACCACAGGAGCACCAGCGCCAGAACCGTCCATCGACCCTTCACCGGAGACATACACTCCCTCTCGCACCAGATGCTCCACGCCGGCTTTGCGTGTCGTCGGAGCTCACAGTATTCTACTCAACGTTCGTGCGACGAGCCATGAGGACAGCGAAACCGTGAAACGAGCCCGCCGAGTCTTGCCCATTGTCCTGCCGTTTCTCGCCGCCTTGGTGCTCGCGGCGATCTGGATCGGTTGCGGCGACGACATCACGAACGGACCGGGACCCGTCGATGTTCCCCTGGATCCGAAGATTCGCTCATCCGACGGCGCGATCATGGTGCTCATCGACGAGGGCGTGTTCACGATGGGCGACCCCGATGCCCCGGCTCGAGCAGACAACCGCCCCGCGCACGCGGTGGCTCTGAGCGCGTTCTATATCGACGAAGCCGAAGTGACGAACAGCCAGTACGCAGCCTTCCTCACAGCAACGAAGCGCGCCGCCCCTAAGTTCTGGAACGACGACCGCTACAACGGGCCCAATCAGCCGGTCGTCGGCGTCACATGGTCCGATGCGAGCGCGTACGCGCGCTGGGCGGGCAAGACCCTGCCGACCGAAGCCCAGTGGGAGAAAGCGGCGCGCGGCGGCATCGCTGGCGCACGCTATCCGTGGGGCAACGCCGCGCCCTCCGGGACGAACGCCATCTTCGGCGCGACTCGCGCGACCCCTGCAGATGTCAAATCGACCACGCCGAATGCGCTGGGCATCTTCGACATGGGCGGGAACGTCTGGGAGTGGTGCGCCGACTACTACGACGCGACCTACTACAACATCTCGCCGGATCAAGACCCGCGCGGTCCGCTGGCGGGCGCGACGCGCGTCCAGCGCGGGGGTTCCTACGCGAGCGATGCGTCCGCGCTCGAAGTATCCCAGCGGAGCCATCAGGACCCGGCAGAAGCCAACGCCGTAACCGGGTTCCGGTGCGCCAAGAGCGCTTTCTAA
- a CDS encoding amidohydrolase family protein, whose translation MPKRTRIINATLYCPEPTRATQITFAGNRIVAVGDSSEPADEVYDGTGCVVSPGLIDALVHGGGGKPVLSGSVEDVRAVARAHGIHGTTAICGGTFAMPMDRLRVGLRAVAEAALDWDGSGARVLGPYVEGKFGSSAKRGAHAEEHLAAPTIEAFLDLWEASRHTVRVFSYAVENDAGFALTRYLSERFPEIGVVPTMGHTNADYDTACRAIDAGIRRATHLFNGMSGIHHRDMGVAEAVLDDDRVHAELIGDCRHVSPTWSRMATRLKGPRNASLITDAGSAAAIPEDELQSYFEPDPQSGRLVTRTGRRVFLIDGALYLDREGRELTGGCLTLSDAVRRAIDWGTSVSDAVRMATLTPAESLGLTTKGRLASGFDADVAVFDAQWRARAVFVEGSPLVNALPRIR comes from the coding sequence ATGCCGAAGCGAACCCGCATCATCAACGCGACGCTCTACTGCCCCGAACCGACACGCGCCACGCAGATCACCTTCGCGGGGAACCGGATCGTCGCTGTCGGCGACTCGTCAGAACCGGCGGACGAGGTCTACGACGGGACGGGCTGCGTCGTATCGCCGGGGCTCATCGACGCGTTGGTTCACGGCGGCGGGGGCAAGCCCGTCCTCAGCGGTAGCGTCGAGGACGTCCGAGCCGTCGCGCGCGCCCACGGCATACACGGCACGACGGCGATCTGCGGAGGCACGTTCGCGATGCCCATGGATCGTCTGCGCGTTGGCTTGCGAGCCGTCGCCGAGGCGGCTCTCGACTGGGACGGTTCCGGCGCTCGCGTGTTGGGACCCTACGTCGAGGGGAAGTTCGGCTCTTCCGCCAAACGGGGAGCTCACGCCGAGGAGCACCTCGCCGCGCCGACCATCGAAGCGTTCCTCGATCTCTGGGAAGCCTCACGCCACACCGTCCGCGTCTTCTCTTACGCCGTCGAGAACGACGCCGGATTCGCCTTGACGCGTTACCTCTCCGAACGGTTCCCCGAGATCGGCGTCGTGCCGACGATGGGCCACACGAACGCCGACTACGACACTGCCTGTCGCGCCATCGACGCAGGCATCCGTCGCGCGACGCACCTTTTCAACGGGATGAGCGGCATCCACCACCGAGACATGGGCGTCGCGGAAGCCGTGCTCGACGATGACCGCGTCCACGCCGAGCTCATCGGCGACTGCCGCCACGTGAGCCCGACGTGGTCCCGGATGGCAACGCGGCTCAAGGGCCCCAGGAACGCCAGCCTCATCACCGACGCGGGTTCCGCCGCCGCGATCCCCGAAGATGAGCTCCAGTCCTACTTCGAGCCCGACCCCCAATCGGGGCGCCTGGTCACGCGGACCGGTCGCCGCGTCTTCCTGATCGACGGAGCGTTGTACCTCGATCGCGAGGGCAGGGAACTCACCGGCGGATGCCTGACGCTCAGCGACGCCGTCCGGCGCGCCATCGACTGGGGAACGTCTGTCTCGGACGCCGTCCGCATGGCGACGCTCACTCCTGCCGAAAGCCTCGGACTGACGACGAAAGGTCGGCTCGCGTCCGGCTTCGACGCCGATGTCGCCGTGTTCGACGCTCAATGGCGCGCGCGCGCCGTGTTTGTCGAAGGCAGCCCGCTCGTCAACGCCCTGCCGCGAATCCGGTGA
- a CDS encoding ABC transporter ATP-binding protein produces MTVWTRYARLLAPYTASMLGVVVLAGVTSALSGGIVRALSDAMAVLASSDGPNVYPLEFHLLRLNPVFPGFAVSAADASAALRTMGAVLAGVVAALVVKGVIGYGHTYLMHRVTFRVMTSLRNGLHRSILGLPLGTIQQQRSGDLMSRTVDDVNVVVQSVHAITGGVRSAATLMVYLALMFLQNWILAAATLLVVPVLAGLIRVIGSRVRSTSLLVQQEQAAVASALQESIFGLKVIKAFGAEAGEQTRFERRTHAVYRLAMKRVRLFAFQSPATEIAMGIGLAGVFAIGAWQAVGGSLGLGELLAHLGLAALMMEPAKSIGNFSALAHQGIASLARVDAIHELPSEKMDGGEPLDGFSGSVEFRNVSFSFGGEPVLQDVSFTAEPGTTVALVGRSGAGKTTILHLLGRFYEPTSGEILFDGVPVPRIRLSSLRSQIAFVPQESVLFAGTVADNIRLAAPDASDEAVREAARRAHALAFIEAMPQGLGTPIGERGVRLSGGEQQRIAIARAFLKNPPLFLLDEATSSLDSESEASIQRSFGELLQGRTAFVVAHRLTTIQNADKILVIQDGRIVQQGTHKELLAQGGAYGSLHRTQFRQESAGG; encoded by the coding sequence ATGACCGTGTGGACGCGCTACGCCCGCCTTCTGGCTCCCTACACGGCATCGATGCTGGGCGTGGTCGTGCTCGCCGGCGTCACGTCCGCCCTGTCGGGAGGCATCGTCCGCGCGCTATCGGATGCCATGGCGGTTCTCGCCTCCAGCGACGGACCGAACGTCTATCCGCTCGAGTTCCATCTGTTGCGCCTGAATCCCGTGTTCCCAGGATTCGCCGTCTCCGCCGCCGATGCGTCGGCAGCCCTTCGGACGATGGGCGCGGTGCTGGCGGGCGTTGTCGCGGCGCTCGTCGTCAAGGGTGTGATCGGGTACGGACACACGTATCTGATGCATCGCGTCACGTTCCGCGTGATGACATCGCTGCGGAACGGGCTCCACCGAAGCATCCTGGGTCTGCCGTTGGGAACGATCCAGCAGCAGCGGAGCGGCGACCTCATGTCGCGGACGGTGGACGACGTGAACGTGGTCGTCCAGAGCGTCCACGCCATCACGGGCGGCGTTCGCTCCGCGGCGACGTTGATGGTCTACCTGGCTCTGATGTTCTTGCAGAACTGGATTCTCGCGGCGGCGACGCTCCTCGTGGTCCCGGTGCTGGCGGGGCTGATTCGAGTGATCGGGTCGCGGGTGCGGAGCACGAGCCTGCTGGTGCAGCAGGAGCAGGCGGCGGTCGCGTCGGCGTTGCAGGAGAGCATCTTCGGGCTGAAAGTCATCAAGGCGTTCGGCGCCGAAGCCGGCGAGCAGACGCGATTTGAGAGACGGACACACGCCGTCTACCGGCTCGCGATGAAGCGCGTCCGGCTGTTCGCGTTCCAGTCCCCGGCAACGGAAATCGCGATGGGCATCGGTCTCGCGGGCGTGTTCGCCATCGGGGCGTGGCAGGCGGTCGGGGGCTCGCTGGGCTTGGGCGAGCTCTTGGCGCATCTGGGACTCGCCGCGTTGATGATGGAACCGGCGAAGAGCATCGGGAACTTCAGCGCGCTGGCGCATCAGGGGATCGCGTCGCTCGCGCGGGTCGACGCCATCCACGAGCTGCCGTCGGAGAAGATGGACGGCGGCGAACCGCTGGACGGCTTCTCGGGTTCCGTCGAGTTCCGCAACGTCTCGTTCAGCTTTGGCGGGGAGCCTGTGCTGCAGGACGTGTCGTTCACTGCGGAGCCCGGAACGACGGTGGCTCTTGTGGGTCGAAGCGGCGCGGGAAAGACGACGATTCTGCATCTGCTGGGACGGTTCTACGAGCCGACTTCGGGGGAAATTCTATTCGACGGCGTGCCAGTGCCCCGGATTCGGTTGAGCTCGCTGCGGTCGCAGATCGCCTTCGTACCGCAGGAAAGCGTTCTCTTCGCGGGAACCGTCGCTGACAACATCCGTCTGGCTGCTCCCGACGCGTCGGACGAGGCGGTGCGAGAGGCGGCGCGGCGCGCTCACGCGTTGGCGTTCATCGAGGCGATGCCCCAAGGCTTGGGAACGCCCATCGGCGAGCGAGGCGTGCGGCTGTCGGGGGGCGAGCAGCAGCGGATCGCCATCGCGCGCGCGTTCCTGAAGAACCCGCCGCTGTTTCTGCTAGACGAGGCGACTTCGTCGCTCGATTCCGAGTCGGAGGCGTCCATCCAGCGGTCGTTCGGTGAGCTGCTCCAGGGCAGAACGGCGTTCGTCGTCGCCCATCGATTGACGACGATCCAGAACGCCGACAAGATCCTCGTCATTCAGGATGGGCGGATCGTTCAGCAGGGCACGCATAAAGAGCTGCTGGCGCAAGGCGGAGCGTACGGTTCGCTCCACCGAACCCAGTTCAGACAGGAATCTGCGGGAGGATGA
- a CDS encoding zf-HC2 domain-containing protein: MEHPARETLVSYLYDELDGSASEDVRHHIAECDACHAEIEGWRRVVEFLGEDQAPSMRSRPAVGLWRAAQIAAAALIVFATGLVIGWSSRHDAQALNQAVAGLREELGSSVRNSVIRSLEPELARRIDARVAERVPEVVSAQLEGTLPGAVDAQVQQARSEVEGILRDGYARDVRRLANYTIHAADQRTNASLVAFAEAFNASRLEDRQALIDWLRRAEQDRADELQIVRQDMTALAALTGDELTRTRQQIARLIAYAAPSEGAGEPSYRSHDAQKGQ, from the coding sequence ATGGAGCATCCGGCCCGCGAAACGCTCGTGTCCTATCTGTACGACGAGCTCGACGGATCGGCATCCGAGGACGTGAGGCATCACATCGCCGAGTGCGATGCCTGCCACGCCGAGATCGAGGGATGGCGGCGAGTCGTCGAGTTCCTCGGCGAGGATCAGGCGCCATCGATGCGGTCGCGTCCGGCAGTCGGGCTTTGGCGTGCCGCGCAGATCGCGGCTGCGGCGCTCATCGTCTTTGCGACGGGGCTCGTGATTGGCTGGAGCTCGCGGCATGACGCGCAGGCGCTGAATCAAGCTGTCGCGGGACTGCGCGAGGAGTTGGGCTCGTCGGTGCGCAACTCCGTGATCCGGTCGCTGGAACCCGAGCTCGCCCGTCGCATCGACGCGCGCGTGGCGGAACGCGTTCCGGAGGTCGTTTCGGCTCAGCTTGAAGGGACGCTTCCGGGAGCCGTCGATGCCCAGGTCCAGCAAGCCAGGTCGGAAGTCGAAGGAATCCTCCGCGACGGATACGCGCGAGACGTCCGGCGGCTGGCGAACTACACGATCCACGCCGCCGATCAGCGGACGAACGCGTCCCTCGTCGCGTTCGCCGAAGCGTTCAACGCGAGCCGCCTGGAGGATCGACAGGCGCTCATCGACTGGCTCCGACGCGCCGAGCAGGACCGAGCCGACGAACTGCAGATCGTCCGACAGGACATGACGGCGCTGGCAGCGCTCACCGGCGACGAACTCACCCGAACGCGGCAGCAGATCGCGCGCCTGATCGCCTACGCCGCCCCCTCAGAAGGCGCTGGGGAACCATCGTACCGTTCACACGATGCGCAGAAGGGACAATGA
- a CDS encoding Gfo/Idh/MocA family oxidoreductase has product MPAKVKVGFIGTGGIAGNHLSNLKGFDDVEFAAMCDVQKERAESRAKDFGGNAYTNYQEMLDKEQLDAVYICLPPFAHGEPELIAVDKGIPLFIEKPIDVDIDTCLRIRDAVGRKGLLTSVGYNWRYSDAVHQARERLTSFKVLGALGAWMGGMPGTPWWRVRKQSGGQHVEQTTHVFDVCRYLLQADAVSVHAVAAKGGMAEVPNYDIEDISFVNITFDNGTIANIQSACCLSGWSRVKIEVFGRDLSADISQGRAVFVTGSDKREEIASTVNPYVEEDRIYIDAVKSGDGSKIRAPYADAVQTQKIMIAATRSMDSGKLVFVQNDTFVLA; this is encoded by the coding sequence ATGCCAGCCAAGGTCAAAGTCGGATTCATCGGGACGGGCGGCATCGCCGGGAATCATCTGAGCAACCTCAAGGGCTTCGACGACGTCGAGTTCGCCGCGATGTGCGACGTGCAGAAGGAGCGCGCGGAATCCCGCGCGAAGGACTTCGGCGGCAACGCCTACACGAACTACCAAGAGATGCTCGACAAGGAGCAGCTCGACGCGGTCTACATCTGCCTGCCGCCGTTCGCGCACGGCGAGCCCGAGCTCATCGCCGTCGACAAGGGCATCCCGCTCTTCATCGAGAAGCCCATCGACGTCGACATCGACACCTGCCTGCGCATCCGCGACGCCGTGGGCCGCAAGGGTCTGCTCACCAGCGTCGGCTACAACTGGCGTTACAGCGACGCCGTCCACCAGGCGCGCGAGCGCCTGACGAGCTTCAAGGTTCTCGGTGCGCTGGGAGCCTGGATGGGCGGGATGCCCGGAACGCCGTGGTGGCGCGTCCGCAAGCAGTCGGGCGGGCAGCACGTCGAGCAGACGACCCACGTGTTCGACGTGTGCCGGTACCTGCTCCAAGCCGATGCCGTCAGCGTCCACGCCGTCGCCGCGAAGGGCGGGATGGCGGAAGTGCCCAACTACGACATCGAAGACATCAGCTTCGTGAACATCACGTTCGACAACGGAACCATCGCCAACATCCAGTCGGCGTGCTGTCTGTCGGGGTGGTCGCGCGTCAAGATCGAGGTGTTCGGACGAGACCTGTCAGCGGACATCTCGCAAGGCAGGGCGGTCTTCGTGACGGGCTCGGACAAGCGCGAGGAGATCGCCAGCACGGTGAATCCGTACGTCGAGGAAGATCGCATCTACATCGACGCCGTGAAGAGCGGCGACGGGTCGAAAATCCGCGCCCCCTACGCCGACGCGGTCCAGACTCAGAAGATCATGATCGCCGCGACGCGGTCGATGGACTCCGGCAAGCTCGTTTTCGTCCAAAACGACACGTTCGTTCTCGCGTAG
- a CDS encoding class I SAM-dependent methyltransferase, protein MWDAEYVSAEMPGDEATRDEVDFLVEALDLQSDDRVLDVGCGAGRHAMLLAEYGYRVVGVDASEPLIQAAAHSRKPDGPCYALADMRALPFDGAFDVAICMFASFGLLDDSGNQRALDAMAGALNPDGYALIETWNPYAAAHLDGRRNWWRAADAIHLASARFDAVTGTVLDTRDVLANGGKSNRQWVRSLRLYTPPELTAMASRVGMAPVRWYGDFDGSDLSAASPRLIVAMERVPT, encoded by the coding sequence ATGTGGGATGCGGAGTACGTGTCGGCGGAAATGCCCGGCGATGAGGCGACGCGCGACGAGGTCGATTTCCTCGTCGAGGCGCTCGATCTCCAGTCGGACGACCGCGTTCTGGACGTGGGATGCGGAGCCGGCAGGCACGCCATGCTTCTCGCCGAGTACGGATACCGCGTCGTCGGCGTCGATGCGTCCGAGCCGCTCATCCAAGCCGCTGCACACAGCCGAAAGCCGGACGGGCCCTGCTACGCCCTCGCCGACATGCGCGCGCTTCCCTTCGACGGGGCGTTCGACGTGGCGATCTGCATGTTCGCTTCGTTCGGACTGCTGGACGATTCAGGCAACCAGCGAGCTCTCGACGCGATGGCGGGAGCCCTGAATCCCGATGGGTACGCCCTCATCGAAACGTGGAACCCCTACGCCGCCGCGCACCTGGACGGCAGACGCAACTGGTGGCGCGCCGCCGATGCGATCCATCTGGCGAGCGCACGATTCGACGCCGTGACGGGAACCGTCCTCGACACGCGCGATGTGCTCGCGAACGGCGGCAAGTCGAATCGCCAGTGGGTGCGTTCGCTGCGGCTCTACACGCCGCCGGAGCTGACGGCGATGGCGTCGCGCGTGGGCATGGCTCCCGTGCGCTGGTACGGCGACTTCGACGGCAGCGACCTGTCAGCCGCCTCTCCGAGGCTCATCGTCGCCATGGAGCGTGTCCCGACATGA
- a CDS encoding Gfo/Idh/MocA family oxidoreductase: MSMDTIRWGILGTGSIARKFAQGLRALPDARLVAVGSRRQETADAFGREYDAPNRHASYEALAHDPDVDAIYVATPHSLHRDNTILCLEAGKPVLCEKPFAINDAEAREMVACARERQVFLMEAMWSRFLPAIVELRRLLAEGVLGELQMLTADFGFRAGSANPRSRLFNPELGGGALLDVGVYPVSLASMIFGTPRRATSLACIGETAVDEHAGIVLSYDAPRMAVLYTSIRTTTPQEAYVLGANGSIRVDKPWWVPKSLTVSVGEPEQIPCTYVGNGYNYEAAEVMSCLREGRLESEIMPLDETVSIIQTLTELRRDWGLRYPGES, encoded by the coding sequence ATGAGCATGGACACGATCCGGTGGGGCATCTTGGGAACCGGCAGCATCGCGCGGAAGTTCGCGCAAGGGCTTCGGGCGCTGCCCGACGCGCGGCTCGTCGCCGTTGGGTCGCGCCGGCAGGAGACGGCGGACGCCTTCGGTCGCGAGTACGACGCGCCGAACCGACACGCCTCCTACGAAGCGCTGGCGCACGACCCCGACGTCGATGCGATCTACGTCGCGACACCTCACTCGCTGCACCGCGACAACACGATCCTCTGCCTCGAAGCGGGCAAGCCGGTTCTGTGCGAGAAGCCCTTCGCCATCAACGACGCCGAAGCGCGAGAGATGGTCGCCTGCGCCCGCGAGCGCCAGGTGTTCCTCATGGAGGCGATGTGGTCGCGGTTCCTGCCCGCCATCGTCGAGCTACGGCGGCTTCTGGCAGAAGGCGTCCTCGGCGAGCTCCAGATGCTGACGGCGGACTTCGGGTTCCGAGCAGGCAGCGCGAACCCCCGGAGCCGTCTGTTCAACCCGGAGCTCGGGGGCGGGGCGCTGCTGGATGTGGGCGTCTATCCCGTATCGCTGGCGTCGATGATCTTCGGGACGCCGCGCCGCGCCACGTCGCTGGCGTGCATCGGCGAGACGGCAGTGGACGAGCACGCCGGCATCGTGCTGAGCTACGACGCCCCGCGCATGGCGGTTCTCTACACGTCCATCCGGACGACTACGCCTCAGGAGGCGTATGTGCTCGGCGCGAACGGGTCGATCCGCGTTGACAAGCCATGGTGGGTTCCCAAGTCGCTGACCGTGTCCGTCGGGGAACCGGAGCAGATTCCGTGCACGTACGTCGGCAACGGGTACAACTACGAGGCTGCCGAGGTCATGTCGTGCCTGCGCGAGGGGCGGCTTGAGAGCGAAATCATGCCGCTCGACGAGACGGTTTCCATCATACAGACGCTGACGGAGCTCCGCCGCGACTGGGGCTTGCGCTACCCGGGCGAGTCCTGA
- a CDS encoding nitroreductase family protein, giving the protein MELLDLIRRRRSQRVEFRDEPIASEHVAVLVEAARWAPSPFNTQPWELVFLDAPEPKAALGRLARKAIVEQLKSAEFLQDVSDWTSVSEDEWRQRADGVLLGDQLPDSSLARFLAPYLLRHARQASVLGKAGAGNAPGRSTERLLAVAPLVCVVVRNRDRKSPGESGDLWSCFGIGAMLQNLLLAATELGIGAQFVNAPLETPQDRDAVRDLLHAPHSREPVVILRLGYVAQENKLSVRLPAERFVHWNRYPEDGG; this is encoded by the coding sequence ATGGAGCTCCTCGACCTCATCCGCCGACGTCGCAGCCAGCGGGTCGAGTTCCGCGACGAACCCATCGCGTCGGAGCATGTCGCAGTCCTCGTCGAAGCCGCCCGATGGGCTCCCTCGCCGTTCAACACCCAGCCGTGGGAGCTCGTCTTTCTCGACGCACCGGAACCCAAGGCAGCGCTGGGACGGCTCGCACGCAAAGCCATCGTCGAGCAACTCAAGAGCGCCGAGTTCCTTCAGGACGTCTCCGACTGGACGAGCGTCAGCGAGGACGAATGGCGTCAGCGCGCCGATGGCGTCCTACTCGGAGACCAGCTTCCCGATTCGTCGCTCGCCCGGTTCCTCGCGCCGTACCTGCTGCGCCATGCGCGGCAGGCGAGCGTTCTGGGCAAGGCTGGAGCCGGCAACGCTCCCGGCCGCTCGACGGAACGACTGCTGGCGGTCGCCCCGCTCGTCTGCGTCGTTGTGAGGAACCGCGACCGGAAGTCCCCCGGCGAGAGCGGCGATCTCTGGTCGTGTTTCGGCATCGGGGCGATGCTGCAGAACCTCCTGCTTGCCGCGACCGAGCTGGGCATCGGCGCTCAGTTCGTCAACGCGCCACTGGAGACGCCGCAGGACAGGGATGCCGTGCGCGACCTGCTACACGCGCCGCACTCCCGCGAGCCGGTCGTCATCCTGCGATTGGGTTATGTCGCGCAGGAGAACAAGCTTTCCGTCAGGCTTCCCGCCGAACGGTTCGTTCACTGGAACCGATACCCGGAGGATGGTGGATGA
- a CDS encoding zinc-binding dehydrogenase — protein sequence MKVVVFRAPGAPLEIEDRPIPTPGDGEVLIRVDLCGVCASDLMAVDGLATDYSPPVVLGHEIAGRVVASRATGIDVGALVSVNPMVTCGVCSACRRDEAKYCRSLTGIGHDIDGGFSEYMLAPDALVSQGGLIVYPPDVEPERVLFTEPMGCVANAMAETPFRDTVAILGAGPIGLLFVQAAVLHGLRAYVIEPLAERRAVAERLGAEQTFDNSDESMSELIDATEGGADTVIMASDSPSALGLAFRCARRGGAINLFGLAPKGRTLTLDLEELHFSGHRIQASWAFSRASLAQARDWIADGSIDLSPFVTERYRLLQADAALGSARDRRGIKTVLECRAATA from the coding sequence ATGAAAGTCGTCGTGTTCCGCGCTCCGGGCGCGCCGCTGGAGATCGAAGACCGCCCGATACCCACGCCCGGAGACGGCGAGGTGCTCATCCGCGTCGATCTCTGCGGCGTCTGCGCGTCCGACCTTATGGCGGTCGATGGGCTTGCGACGGACTACTCCCCGCCGGTCGTCCTGGGTCACGAGATCGCCGGACGCGTTGTCGCCTCGCGTGCGACCGGCATCGACGTCGGAGCCCTCGTGTCGGTGAATCCCATGGTGACGTGTGGCGTTTGCAGTGCCTGTCGCCGCGATGAGGCGAAGTACTGCCGATCGCTGACCGGCATCGGACACGACATCGATGGCGGGTTCTCGGAATACATGCTCGCTCCTGACGCTCTCGTGTCCCAGGGCGGGCTGATCGTCTACCCGCCCGACGTGGAGCCGGAGCGCGTCCTGTTCACGGAGCCGATGGGCTGTGTAGCGAACGCGATGGCAGAGACGCCCTTCCGCGACACCGTCGCGATCCTCGGCGCGGGTCCCATCGGCTTGCTCTTCGTGCAGGCGGCGGTCCTGCATGGACTGCGCGCATACGTCATTGAGCCGTTAGCAGAACGCCGGGCAGTCGCCGAACGCCTCGGGGCAGAGCAGACGTTCGACAACTCCGATGAGAGCATGTCCGAGCTGATCGACGCCACGGAAGGCGGCGCAGACACGGTCATCATGGCGTCCGACAGTCCATCGGCGCTGGGTCTGGCGTTCCGATGCGCGCGTCGCGGCGGGGCAATCAACCTGTTCGGGCTCGCGCCCAAGGGGAGGACCCTGACGCTCGACCTCGAGGAGCTCCACTTCAGCGGGCATCGGATCCAAGCATCGTGGGCGTTCTCGCGGGCATCTCTGGCGCAGGCGCGCGACTGGATCGCCGACGGCAGCATCGACCTGTCGCCGTTCGTGACGGAACGCTATCGGCTGTTACAGGCGGATGCCGCGTTGGGCTCTGCCAGGGATCGACGCGGCATCAAGACGGTGCTGGAGTGCCGAGCTGCGACCGCGTGA